The DNA segment tattttatttttatctccTACATGACAATTTaaaagttaataattttattttaattttttaaaaaaacacttcaTTTTTTATTCATTCTTTTTTATAGAACACAAAATAACGTGTATGTCATCGGTCATCCGCTAGTATATATTATGGTAAAACAAAAATTCCTATAAAACGGTCTCAAATGTCATTTTTTCAGACAGATTtcttatatgagttatccattaaaaaatattattacattttatgccaaaaatattatttattattataaatataaataaaattgacATATATAAAAAATGAGACCATCTCATCGGAAATATAATGCAATGCATGCATGTCGATATGTATAATAAATTCGCATATTCATGAAAACCGTGTAGGTTATATGACTGGCATTTTGTACAAGGACTCGTGTGTTGTTCGAGAAGGTAAAGCGTGGAATCTTCGCACATGGTGTGCACTCCACGTCTCAGCATGTAAATTGTGATTTTTCCATGGGGGAATTTGAGATAACATGAATTTTTCATCGGTTCCTGTTTTAGGAATTTGTTGTTCTAAATCCCTGACATAAGTCTGTTTTTTGTTACAACTCTCTATTTTGGTCTGTATACCAAAATGCCCCtaaaatgatttaaacatcCAACGCTACCCCTCactttaattttcaaataaaaaaaaccagGAAACCGAGACGATCGGTAGTTTCCCTCCCTCCCCCAACTGATTCTTCTCGCAGAAAAGCAGTGATCTTTTGCGACAAGGTTTTGAGCTCAAAAAATGGCACTGATGACGAGACGAAGCAGACAGTCAAAAGATAAGTCAGTTGAAAGAGCTTGTGGAGTGAGGAAGTATAAGAAATCGAGCATTGTGAAGAAGGcggagaaataaaaaaaataggtgAACCCTGTTTTTAATTTGTTAAATCGGCTGCTATATATGATTTGTCTTGAGTAACTGAGAAAATTGTTCGTTTAGAGAAATTATTTTGGTCCTCATTGTACGAATTAATCTTTAATATTTATGTGTTTCCATTATTTTTAGGGTTTTGTGACTCAAATGTGTTGCTACCGTTCTTGTTTGAATATATTTGTCGAAGCATTCACATCATTATTCCTAATTTTCGTATTTAATTTTGACAGTTCCTCGGTTTAAATTAATTATCCCCAATTTTTATAGGGTTTTGTTCTTGAAATTGTTTTTAAAGTATATCTTGGTAAATGAATGTTATATTgttatgatgtttttgatttattgaatatatattcaataatgttatattgttgaGGACAATTGACAAACTTCGGTACAGAATTTTCAATTGTTCCcaaatttgaagtttttgttCTTTTTCATGCAATATTCCATTctcttatttttataataaataaatcttgTAATGATTTTGAAATATTAGAAATGGCCGAAGAAAAGGAAATATATAATGATTGTGAATTACTTTTGTTTAGagcttttttttattattgatatcaatctttattatttattaaattttaggatATATAGTAGAATAATTAATTGGTGTCTTGATCTGTTTTTTAAACTCTCACCTCACTCCTTCACATTTTCACGGTTCCAGGTTCCAATTTATAACTAATTCAATGTAGTGACTCGTACCCAAAATATGGTGATTAAGGGTTTAatgataattaaattaaataattagctAAATGGGCAGTTTGGAAGCTATGTTtggaggatcggaagctccattccGATCGGATGGTTCGATtggagttcggacgctccgaaccctGGCAGTCGGCTGAACACAATGATGTCAGAATAGTGATGTAAGGATGAAGTCACTGATGTGCGATCGGAGGCTTCAATATGCTGGCAGGACACGCGGCAGGCATGcacggatcggaggctccaaagtgCAGATCGAAGGCTTCGATCgagctctataaatagatgGTCCGAGAGCTCATTTATTGCACCGATTTCCTATCATTTTCTCTTGCTTCTTAGTCCATATAATCGGTTCCTAGTCTTCTAGGCTATCACCGGGAGTTGACGAATCGTTCGAAAGGTAGCTGTGTCCAGGAGTTGGGACAATCGACATCAAATGACTGACAATGAACGAAAGTATAACTTTGGGCTCCTAAAAATAataggagtatctattagcttaattaagacttttagatcattgatagtgatatatgataatattaacttgtaggcttgaaacctagagcAGTGTACTAGGATTTTCCTATTATGATAGAGGTACGCAAGTACTGATCGAGATAGCCGGcgtgatatatgaatttatgtgTTGTATTTGTATGTGctttatattttatgttttactgctttagaacatgcatgattttataaTAAACTGCATCTCATGAGAGCTGGGTCGAGTGTATGAGGAGGCTCAGCCCCCATAATTTTGTTTATCACTGTGAGACGCCGCGACGGTCAAGACTGATGTTTGAGTGATAAGGAAGTATACGAGTGCCCCGCGAAATCGCTCTCCAGCACGgtgttgtatattcattggcgcccctgagcagactgttttactagaattttaaagtcatttttatgcttcatatctgtttatatattattttttcgtaTTGAACGTAGTCGCTTACGCCCTTGTGTTTGTGTATCTTGGATACCGATGTGGCGGGGCAGGTCTTATGCTCGACGGTGCGGGCGGTTCATTGCAGGAGTCAGATCAGGTGTCACAACAGCAGTGTGAGTGCTAGGGGTTAGGGTCAGGGATTTCATATcctatttcgatatggttgtataaacGGGATTTATTACTAAAATTTagatcgtcggttgtattccgctaactggatttgttgtatttactTTTCGATGTTAAGCtttcaattaattattatgcatgctcaattaaattttgattagATAATAGATACGAGTTGGTTCGCTACATTCACATTTCTTATTTTCCTCCCTAACCCCAAAcatattcatttttttatttttttatttttgaaatgtctttttgaattttttttttcaacccaaAACAAAAATTGTACTCAAATTTTCTTTAATTTATGGCGAATTTAGAACAACTATCATTTTTCTCATTGTCTTCATTAATATCTTGTATCGCACACACATTGCATATACTTATTTTctagaattaattaattttaaaatatatatatatatatatatatatttaaatatatataaatatatatatataatattaataatatagaattatatttttatactaaataattaatatattatccataatttgattgtataatattattggattgaaatgactttattttattatgatagatttagtataaaaatgtatgattataatatttttggctaataattattaactaattacaaattgattattttttatttttcgtatTTTTCAGttaacaaatttttattttcattttcccttttttttcagaaattatGCATGGAATTGTGGATTGAACACGGTTTGTAAGTACGTTCCTTGACTAGAAAAAGATGAAACAAGGTCAGTTAGAGATTCATTCTCAATATGACTCAAAACCAAGGGGAAGCTATAGTACTGTCAGAAAGAAACAAGAAATTCAATGGGATCATGAAataatcattaaatattaaaaggcCAAAGACAGCGCTAGAATGAAACAAGAATTCAAATTGTGTGATGTAAAATGAACTAAAACAATGGACACGGGCAATACTATAAGCAAGCACAAACATAAATTACAACAGAACGATGAAAGAGGGGCATTGGAATCATGGAAAATATATGGGGTATATAATAGGCCTTCTACAATGCATCATGCCACAACACGTACAATCCAATAGACGTACAAAATgggaattaaaaaaaacatctgGATGAACGGACACCTACTAATAAGCTAACAAATAAAGCAAAACAAACCCCAATAAACCCATAAAAATCCCTAAATAAATACGAACAAAGAGTTAATACAATCATAACAATCTCAAAGGGACTTGTATAAAGAGTGCATTGTAATGTAATATCACAAGACAAAAAATCATAATACAAACtagcttttctttttttttttttttttacaaattcaTAGAAAATTAATTAACTTGTAAAAACATCTTGTACCTAAATTTTCCAGACGGGAACATATGGCAGAGGTGGACGACTTTCCCACCCAAATATGCGCTTTATTTCTCCAGTGCAAGCAAATATGATTCGCGACTCCATTATTTCCTCCttttcttcttcagagtcaatatcttcttcttctttttcttcttcttcagaaaATGCATGTGAAGCACCGGTGCAAACAAAATGTGGATTCCGTGAAATCGGGTCCTTCAAAACTATATACTTAGTCCAAGATTCCACAACCCCGTAATCCTTCATTATCCAAACACAAGAGAAATCCTCAATCTCAGCTGCACAAAGATGATCATTCAATATTCCCACAAGCGGTATAATCCACCCTATGATTTGCAAAGTGGGTGGTAGATGGATTATTCTACtcttttcttcttcaagatcaaatgtataaataatattaGTTGTTTGGTCGATAAATACGTCCCCCTGCCAGTGAAGCACTCCGTTAAAGACAACAGGATATTTGCAACGTGTGGAATAGATTTCGCAGTAGTCATCAATTTCGTGCTCCCTCCATCTACTATCAACTCCCACAGTGAAAACCTGTCCTTGAATTGTTGATCCAAAGAGAATTCTATCCCATTCTGGCATGAATCTGAAAACCTTGCACTGGCCCGTATACTTGCAGCAACCAAATCCAAATTTCGTGCCATAATCCGAAACTTTTCTTTTATACACTAAGCATGTTTCCAGAATCTCTATGTAATCACACGTTAAAGGGTTGTATACGCAAACGTTTTCTTTATATCTATCGTCTGGTAATCGGGTTTTCACCAGGAAGCATAACAGGCCATTGCACGAGCCAACTATTTCCAGCATCTGGTCTTTTCTTGTGGAAAGACGTCGTTTCACGTTCAAGGATGTTTCAACAACTTCCTTTTCCTTTCCAGTTTCAATAAGACAGATCTCATCAGATCTTGAATCCAAATACAGACTGCATTTAAAGGGCTCCAAAGAATTATAGGCGTGGGCGAAATACGGGTCGGAGATGATATGATACCACGATTTGCAAACAAGCTTGCATGTGATGACTGATTTTAGGGGAAGTTTTACCAGAATACCAATCAATATTGAGTCGTGAAGATGATCCATCGATCGAAGAACAAATTTCTTGGGAAGATCCATGCCTGGAAAGATCAATTCACTACTGATTTTGGCTCTTGGTCTATCTATTAATAGAATACAAGGTAAAACTTTGAGATGGGAAAGAAAGAATCCTTCTTTCGGTAAAACTCTCATTAAATCTTTTAGATATGATAAGATTTGGATAACATTTTAAAGATCTCATTAC comes from the Henckelia pumila isolate YLH828 chromosome 1, ASM3356847v2, whole genome shotgun sequence genome and includes:
- the LOC140871018 gene encoding F-box protein At3g07870-like produces the protein MDLPKKFVLRSMDHLHDSILIGILVKLPLKSVITCKLVCKSWYHIISDPYFAHAYNSLEPFKCSLYLDSRSDEICLIETGKEKEVVETSLNVKRRLSTRKDQMLEIVGSCNGLLCFLVKTRLPDDRYKENVCVYNPLTCDYIEILETCLVYKRKVSDYGTKFGFGCCKYTGQCKVFRFMPEWDRILFGSTIQGQVFTVGVDSRWREHEIDDYCEIYSTRCKYPVVFNGVLHWQGDLRLRISLVFG